A single Deinococcus aerophilus DNA region contains:
- a CDS encoding ABC transporter ATP-binding protein yields MTAPSRTASAAVPTPEPLLQVRDLHTRYGSVEALSGVSLDVPVGHIVSVIGANGAGKTTLMNSVMGILPSSGELLYEGQSLRGVSLEARVARGISLVPERRDLFASMSVADNLTLGAYSRRRQPWRRDLDQVYERFPRLLERRRQLAGTLSGGEQQMLAIGRALMGRPRLLLLDEPSLGLAPLIVRDILRIVRRLQEEGVTVLLVEQNARASLAISDGGYVLETGEVKLSGPARELAQNPDLTASYLGG; encoded by the coding sequence ATGACCGCGCCTTCCCGTACCGCCTCCGCGGCCGTCCCCACCCCCGAGCCGCTGCTGCAGGTCCGCGACCTGCACACCCGCTACGGCAGCGTGGAGGCGCTGAGCGGTGTTTCGCTGGACGTGCCGGTCGGCCACATCGTCAGCGTGATCGGGGCCAACGGAGCGGGCAAGACCACCCTGATGAACTCGGTGATGGGCATCCTGCCGAGCAGCGGCGAGCTGCTGTACGAGGGCCAGAGCCTGCGGGGCGTGTCGCTCGAGGCCCGCGTGGCCCGCGGCATCAGCCTGGTGCCCGAACGGCGCGACCTGTTCGCCTCCATGAGCGTGGCCGACAATCTGACCCTGGGAGCCTACAGCCGCCGCCGCCAGCCGTGGCGGCGTGACCTGGATCAGGTTTACGAACGCTTTCCGCGCCTGCTGGAACGGCGCCGGCAGCTCGCGGGAACGCTGTCGGGCGGCGAGCAGCAGATGCTTGCCATCGGCCGAGCCCTAATGGGCCGGCCCCGGCTGCTGCTGCTCGACGAACCCTCGCTGGGCCTCGCGCCGCTGATCGTGCGCGATATCCTGCGCATCGTGCGCCGGTTGCAGGAAGAGGGCGTGACGGTCCTGCTCGTCGAGCAGAATGCCCGCGCCAGCCTCGCCATCAGCGACGGCGGCTACGTGCTGGAAACCGGTGAAGTCAAGCTCAGCGGGCCGGCCAGAGAGCTGGCCCAGAATCCGGACCTGACCGCCAGTTACCTGGGAGGCTAG
- a CDS encoding fumarylacetoacetate hydrolase family protein, producing the protein MKYARFIAGGRRLNGHLSDGQLIDAAGVAHAPDDVQFLLPVEPPKVIALALNYNDHAGELGLTQPKEPALFWKPNTTLLPHRGSVIYPRGAQFMHYEVELGVIIGRDARRVKAKDAMDYVGGYTIGNDLVVRDYVTNTFRPPMRGKGWDTFGPLGPYYVTADEVADPHDLKLTAHVNGELRQEGSTRDMIFSIPELIEHISRFMTLQKDDVILTGTPKGISHVHPGDVMRLEVEGLGTLINDIVEEDEEAEPITGQESREGEWDGR; encoded by the coding sequence ATGAAATATGCCCGCTTTATTGCCGGAGGCCGCCGCCTGAACGGTCACCTCAGCGACGGCCAGCTGATCGACGCCGCCGGAGTCGCGCACGCGCCCGACGACGTTCAGTTCCTGCTGCCCGTCGAGCCGCCCAAGGTCATCGCCCTGGCCCTGAACTACAACGACCACGCTGGAGAACTGGGCCTGACCCAGCCCAAGGAACCCGCGCTGTTCTGGAAGCCGAACACCACCCTGCTGCCGCACCGGGGCAGCGTGATCTATCCGCGCGGCGCGCAGTTCATGCACTACGAGGTCGAGCTCGGCGTGATCATCGGGCGCGACGCCCGGCGCGTCAAGGCGAAAGACGCCATGGATTACGTGGGCGGCTACACCATCGGCAACGATCTGGTGGTGCGTGATTACGTGACCAACACCTTCCGCCCCCCCATGCGCGGCAAGGGCTGGGACACCTTCGGGCCGCTGGGGCCGTACTACGTCACCGCCGACGAGGTGGCCGATCCCCATGACCTGAAACTCACGGCCCATGTGAACGGCGAACTGCGTCAGGAAGGCAGCACCCGCGACATGATTTTCAGCATTCCCGAGCTGATCGAGCACATCTCGCGCTTCATGACCCTGCAGAAGGACGACGTGATCCTGACCGGCACGCCCAAGGGCATCTCGCACGTGCATCCTGGAGACGTGATGCGGCTGGAGGTGGAGGGCCTGGGCACCCTGATCAACGACATCGTGGAAGAGGACGAGGAAGCCGAGCCGATCACCGGACAGGAGAGCAGGGAAGGCGAGTGGGACGGACGGTGA
- a CDS encoding NAD-dependent epimerase/dehydratase family protein, with amino-acid sequence MTSGRLLITGAAGEVGSALRGLLRDHLGEAFPTLRLSDTRDLGEAAAGEEIAYADLTKFEEVRRAMDGVDAVIHLGGIANEHSYEMIRDVNVDGTYHVLEAARQAGVQRVAFASSIHTVGFYPRSETISPSVPVRPDTYYGVSKVYGEALGRMYWERSGMEFVGVRICSFQPQPKDARHLSTWLSPRDAAQLFARAVTVPDVGFLIVAGISGNTRRWMSPEGWDVLGYTPQDDAEAYAAGVEDIHGDPNDITEQRQGGIFVDSGYTGLAGKEQ; translated from the coding sequence ATGACCTCCGGCCGTCTGCTGATCACCGGGGCCGCTGGAGAGGTCGGCTCGGCCCTGCGCGGGCTCCTGCGCGACCACCTGGGCGAGGCCTTTCCCACCCTGCGCCTGAGCGACACCCGCGATCTGGGCGAGGCCGCCGCGGGCGAGGAAATTGCCTACGCCGACCTGACCAAGTTTGAAGAGGTCCGGCGGGCGATGGACGGCGTAGACGCCGTCATTCACCTGGGCGGCATCGCCAACGAACACAGCTACGAGATGATCCGCGACGTGAACGTGGACGGCACCTACCACGTGCTGGAAGCGGCGCGGCAGGCCGGAGTGCAGCGCGTCGCGTTTGCCTCCAGCATCCACACCGTCGGCTTCTATCCGCGCTCGGAAACCATCTCCCCCAGCGTGCCTGTGCGCCCGGACACCTACTACGGCGTGAGCAAGGTGTACGGCGAGGCGCTGGGCCGGATGTACTGGGAACGCTCCGGCATGGAGTTTGTGGGCGTGCGCATCTGCTCGTTTCAGCCGCAGCCCAAGGACGCCCGGCACCTTTCCACGTGGCTCTCGCCCCGTGACGCCGCGCAGCTGTTTGCCCGCGCCGTCACCGTCCCCGACGTGGGCTTCCTGATCGTGGCGGGCATCAGCGGCAACACCCGGCGCTGGATGTCCCCCGAGGGCTGGGACGTGCTGGGCTACACGCCGCAGGACGACGCCGAGGCGTATGCAGCGGGGGTTGAAGACATCCACGGCGACCCGAATGACATCACCGAGCAGCGTCAGGGCGGGATTTTCGTGGACTCGGGCTACACCGGCCTCGCCGGAAAGGAGCAGTAG
- the galE gene encoding UDP-glucose 4-epimerase GalE translates to MKVLVTGGAGYIGSTTCSALEEAGHVPVVLDSLVSGPEVFTRGRIFYRGDMADGALVRRIFAEHPDIGATIHFAARIVVSESVQEPALYYRQNVVGSLELFETLLELGAGRVIFSSSAAIYDSPEDFVVSEDSPLRPLSPYARSKWMTELMLEDLCRASEDRSNGLRAIALRYFNPIGSDPKLRSGPYVPDPSHVLGRLMSAARGRAPEFQITGTDYPSRDGSGLRDYIHVWDLALAHVAAVEQFDEAFARAAATGEPSPFLAINVGTGRGVTVRELVDAFQALSPTPVQVREAGRRPGDSAGACAEITRARQYLGWSPRLGVSEAIATALAWEEVRAQRLDSTAPPSA, encoded by the coding sequence ATGAAAGTCCTGGTCACCGGTGGAGCCGGTTACATCGGCAGCACCACCTGCTCTGCGCTGGAGGAGGCCGGGCACGTGCCCGTCGTGCTGGATTCACTGGTCAGCGGCCCGGAGGTCTTCACGCGGGGCCGCATTTTTTACCGGGGGGACATGGCGGACGGCGCACTGGTCCGGCGCATCTTCGCCGAGCATCCCGACATCGGGGCGACCATTCACTTCGCCGCGCGTATCGTGGTCTCCGAGTCGGTGCAGGAACCTGCCCTGTATTACCGGCAGAACGTGGTGGGCAGCCTGGAACTTTTCGAGACCCTGCTGGAACTGGGGGCGGGCCGCGTGATCTTCAGCTCCAGCGCCGCCATCTACGACAGCCCCGAGGATTTCGTGGTGAGCGAGGACAGCCCGCTGCGCCCGCTGAGTCCCTATGCCCGCAGCAAATGGATGACCGAGCTGATGCTCGAGGACCTGTGCCGGGCGAGCGAGGACCGCTCCAACGGTCTGCGGGCCATCGCCCTGCGTTATTTCAATCCCATCGGCAGCGATCCCAAGCTCAGGAGCGGGCCGTACGTCCCCGATCCGTCGCACGTGCTGGGCCGGCTGATGTCCGCGGCGCGCGGACGTGCGCCGGAGTTTCAGATCACCGGCACGGATTACCCCTCGCGGGATGGCAGTGGGCTGCGCGATTACATTCACGTCTGGGACCTGGCACTCGCACATGTCGCGGCGGTCGAGCAGTTTGATGAGGCCTTTGCGCGGGCCGCCGCGACCGGGGAGCCGTCGCCCTTTCTCGCCATCAATGTGGGCACCGGACGGGGAGTCACGGTGCGCGAACTCGTTGACGCCTTTCAGGCCCTGTCACCCACGCCCGTGCAGGTCCGGGAAGCCGGCCGCCGTCCCGGCGACAGTGCCGGAGCGTGCGCTGAGATCACGCGCGCACGCCAGTACCTGGGGTGGTCTCCCCGGCTGGGGGTGTCCGAGGCCATCGCCACGGCCCTGGCCTGGGAGGAAGTCCGGGCGCAGCGGCTGGATTCCACGGCGCCCCCCTCCGCATGA
- a CDS encoding ABC transporter substrate-binding protein — MQRTLKSRLVLTALLAASSLALAEVRVGVIVSGTGPAASLGIPERNTVALLPQTIAGQKIVYTILDDASDTTAAVTAARKLIQDNKVDVIVGTTTTPASLAMIDVVSEAKVPMISLAASEAIIKPVDAKRQWVFKTPQTDALMAAAIAQHMQQNKIKTVGYIGFNDAYGEGWLAELKKNAAARGIKVVAEERYGRSDTSVTGQILKIVAAKPDAVLVGASGVPAVLPQKTLNDRGYTGKIYQTHGVANADFLRVGGKDVEGAILPAGPVLVASQLPETSPNKKVGLNYASQYEAKYGKDSVSTFGAHMWDAGLLLQKAIPAALKNAQPGTPAFRSALRDALEGTRNVIGAHGIFNMSATDHLGLDARSRVMVQVVDGSWKLLK, encoded by the coding sequence ATGCAACGCACCCTGAAGTCCCGTCTTGTCCTGACCGCCCTGCTCGCCGCCTCGTCCCTGGCCCTTGCCGAGGTCCGTGTGGGCGTAATCGTCTCGGGCACCGGTCCCGCCGCCAGCCTGGGCATCCCCGAGCGCAACACCGTGGCGCTGCTGCCCCAGACCATTGCCGGCCAGAAGATCGTGTACACCATTCTCGACGACGCCTCGGACACCACCGCCGCCGTCACGGCCGCCCGCAAGCTGATCCAGGACAACAAGGTGGACGTGATCGTGGGAACCACCACCACACCCGCCTCGCTCGCGATGATCGATGTGGTGTCGGAAGCCAAGGTGCCGATGATCAGCCTGGCCGCCTCCGAGGCCATCATCAAGCCGGTGGACGCCAAACGTCAGTGGGTGTTCAAGACCCCGCAGACCGACGCCCTGATGGCGGCCGCGATTGCCCAACACATGCAGCAGAACAAGATCAAGACCGTGGGCTACATCGGCTTCAACGACGCCTACGGTGAGGGCTGGCTCGCCGAACTCAAGAAGAATGCCGCCGCCCGCGGCATCAAGGTCGTGGCCGAGGAGCGTTATGGCCGCAGCGACACCAGCGTGACCGGCCAGATTCTGAAAATCGTGGCTGCCAAGCCCGACGCCGTTCTGGTCGGGGCGTCCGGGGTGCCGGCCGTGCTGCCGCAGAAGACCCTCAACGACCGGGGCTACACCGGCAAGATCTATCAGACCCACGGGGTTGCCAACGCCGACTTCCTGCGGGTGGGCGGCAAGGATGTGGAGGGCGCAATCCTGCCCGCCGGCCCCGTGCTCGTCGCCAGCCAGTTGCCCGAGACCAGCCCCAACAAGAAAGTGGGCCTGAACTATGCCAGCCAGTACGAGGCAAAATACGGCAAGGACAGCGTCTCCACCTTCGGGGCGCACATGTGGGACGCCGGACTGCTGCTGCAAAAGGCAATTCCGGCGGCCCTGAAGAACGCCCAGCCGGGGACCCCCGCGTTCCGCAGCGCCCTGCGTGACGCGCTGGAAGGCACCCGCAACGTGATCGGCGCGCACGGCATCTTCAACATGTCGGCCACCGACCACCTGGGCCTGGATGCCCGCAGCCGCGTGATGGTGCAGGTGGTGGACGGCTCATGGAAGCTGCTGAAGTAG
- a CDS encoding branched-chain amino acid ABC transporter permease: MQIFDPTIFPILAADGLTNGAVYALLALALVLVFAVTRVIFIPQGEFVVFGTLTLASLQLGRTPGTLWLLLVLLAVAAVMEAAGLVRGGQARRGLTTLGGAALLGAGLWALTGWLAPLKPALWVQVVLTLGLVTALGPLLYRVVYQPLQNATVLVLLIASVALHLLLTGLALVFFGPEGSRTPAFFEGQLALGQVTLSRQSLLVIAASALLMLGLYFFFERTMPGKALRATAVNRLGARLVGISPSSAGRLTFTLAALIGALGGVLIGPSVAVTYDSGFLIGLKGFVGAIIGGLVSYPLAAAGAVLVGLIESFASFSLSAWKEVIVFTLILPVLLWRSLTTRHIPEDEE; encoded by the coding sequence ATGCAGATTTTTGACCCCACCATCTTCCCGATCCTGGCAGCAGACGGTCTGACCAACGGAGCAGTGTACGCACTGCTCGCGCTGGCGCTGGTGCTCGTCTTCGCCGTGACCCGCGTGATCTTCATTCCTCAGGGCGAGTTCGTGGTGTTCGGCACCCTGACGCTGGCTTCCTTGCAACTGGGGCGCACGCCGGGCACGCTGTGGCTGCTGCTCGTTCTGCTGGCGGTCGCGGCGGTGATGGAGGCAGCGGGGCTGGTCCGCGGCGGACAGGCGCGGCGCGGGCTGACCACGCTGGGCGGCGCAGCGCTGCTGGGCGCGGGCCTGTGGGCGCTCACCGGCTGGCTCGCGCCCCTGAAGCCGGCGCTGTGGGTTCAGGTGGTGCTGACCCTGGGTCTGGTCACGGCGCTGGGGCCGCTGCTGTACCGGGTGGTGTACCAGCCGCTGCAGAACGCCACGGTGCTCGTGCTGCTGATCGCCTCGGTGGCGCTGCACCTGCTGCTGACCGGGCTGGCACTGGTGTTCTTCGGCCCGGAAGGATCGCGCACGCCGGCCTTCTTCGAGGGCCAGCTCGCGCTGGGGCAGGTCACCCTGAGCCGCCAGAGCCTGCTGGTGATCGCGGCCTCGGCGCTGCTCATGCTCGGGCTGTATTTCTTCTTCGAGCGCACCATGCCGGGCAAGGCGCTGCGGGCCACCGCCGTGAACCGGCTGGGCGCCCGGCTGGTCGGCATCAGTCCGTCCTCGGCGGGCCGGCTGACCTTCACGCTGGCCGCGTTGATCGGCGCGCTGGGCGGCGTCCTGATCGGCCCCAGCGTCGCCGTGACCTATGACAGCGGCTTTCTGATCGGCCTCAAGGGATTTGTCGGCGCGATCATCGGCGGACTGGTCAGCTACCCGCTGGCGGCGGCGGGCGCGGTGCTCGTCGGGCTGATCGAGAGCTTCGCGTCCTTCAGTCTCTCGGCGTGGAAGGAGGTCATCGTGTTCACGCTGATCCTGCCGGTCCTGCTGTGGCGCTCGCTGACCACCCGCCACATTCCGGAGGACGAGGAATGA
- the hpaE gene encoding 5-carboxymethyl-2-hydroxymuconate semialdehyde dehydrogenase produces MTQTASHPNHDLAAQLRKSRLEGGLQHFIGGQWTDSHGAETFETHSPVDNSLLTAVASGDATDIDRAARAAHDAFQTWREVGGHERKKILHRIADLIEARAQEIAVLESMDTGQAIRFMKSAATRGAENFRFFADRAPSAADGHSLPAPGFINYTLRQPIGPVGVITPWNTPFMLSTWKIAPALAAGCTVVHKPAEWSPVTATVLAEIMDEAGLPKGVHNLVHGFGESAGKSLTEHPLIRAVAFVGETTTGSHIMRQGADTLKRVHFELGGKNPVVVFDDADLEKALDAVVFMIYSLNGERCTSSSRVLIQQGIYDEFTARIAERARNIRVGDPLNPETEVGPLVHPRHFEKVMGYFGQAKEDGATIAAGGERVGQEGNFVSPTLFTAARNDMRIAQEEIFGPVLTAIPFDDEADALALANDVQYGLAGYLWTNDLTRAHRFAQGLEAGMIWVNSENVRHLPTPFGGVKNSGIGRDGGDYSFDFYMETKNIAISLGTHKTARLGVGQPQPQRDRADGRLAE; encoded by the coding sequence ATGACCCAGACGGCCTCCCATCCCAACCATGACCTCGCCGCGCAGCTTCGCAAGAGCCGCCTGGAAGGGGGTCTGCAGCATTTCATCGGCGGACAGTGGACAGACTCGCACGGCGCCGAGACCTTTGAGACGCACTCGCCCGTGGACAACTCGCTGCTCACGGCGGTGGCGAGCGGAGACGCCACGGACATTGACCGCGCCGCCCGCGCCGCCCACGACGCTTTTCAGACCTGGCGCGAGGTGGGCGGACACGAGCGCAAGAAGATCCTGCACCGGATTGCCGACCTGATCGAGGCCCGCGCCCAGGAAATCGCCGTGCTGGAAAGCATGGACACCGGGCAGGCCATCCGGTTCATGAAGTCGGCGGCCACGCGCGGAGCCGAGAACTTCCGCTTCTTCGCCGACCGCGCCCCCTCGGCAGCGGACGGCCACAGCCTGCCCGCGCCCGGCTTCATCAACTACACCCTGCGCCAGCCCATCGGGCCGGTGGGTGTGATTACCCCGTGGAACACGCCATTCATGCTGTCCACCTGGAAAATCGCGCCGGCCCTCGCCGCCGGGTGCACGGTGGTCCACAAACCCGCCGAGTGGAGTCCGGTCACGGCCACGGTGCTCGCCGAGATCATGGACGAGGCAGGGCTGCCCAAGGGGGTCCACAATCTGGTCCACGGCTTCGGCGAGAGCGCGGGCAAATCGCTGACCGAACACCCGCTGATCCGGGCCGTCGCCTTCGTGGGCGAGACGACCACCGGCAGCCACATCATGCGTCAGGGGGCCGACACCCTCAAGCGCGTGCATTTCGAGCTGGGCGGCAAGAATCCAGTGGTGGTCTTCGACGACGCCGATCTGGAAAAGGCCCTGGACGCCGTGGTGTTCATGATCTACAGCCTGAACGGCGAGCGCTGCACCAGTTCCAGCCGCGTGCTGATCCAGCAGGGCATCTATGACGAGTTCACTGCCCGGATTGCCGAGCGGGCGAGAAACATCCGCGTGGGCGATCCGCTGAATCCCGAAACCGAGGTCGGCCCCCTCGTCCACCCGCGCCATTTCGAGAAGGTCATGGGCTACTTCGGTCAGGCAAAAGAGGACGGGGCCACCATCGCCGCCGGGGGCGAGCGCGTCGGTCAGGAGGGCAATTTCGTCTCTCCCACGCTGTTCACCGCCGCCCGCAACGACATGCGCATCGCACAGGAGGAGATCTTCGGGCCGGTGCTGACCGCCATCCCGTTTGACGATGAAGCCGACGCCCTGGCCCTGGCGAATGATGTGCAGTACGGTCTGGCCGGCTACCTGTGGACCAATGACCTGACCCGTGCCCACCGCTTTGCTCAGGGGCTGGAGGCGGGCATGATCTGGGTCAATTCCGAGAACGTGCGGCACCTGCCCACCCCCTTCGGCGGCGTGAAGAACAGCGGCATCGGCCGCGACGGCGGCGATTACAGCTTTGACTTCTACATGGAGACGAAGAACATCGCCATCAGCCTGGGCACACACAAGACCGCCCGGCTGGGCGTGGGTCAGCCGCAACCCCAGCGGGACCGGGCAGACGGGAGGCTGGCGGAATGA
- a CDS encoding branched-chain amino acid ABC transporter ATP-binding protein/permease, giving the protein MSAPTNRRSALRLGLGVAAALIALSLPLLLPLFQVTLLTNILIFSIVVTGLVLLTGILGLTSFGQAAFMGVGAYTTAILTAQMGWNPWLSLPVSLLVTGVIAWLLGLLTLRMQGHYLPLATIAWGISLFYVFGNTPALGGFTGLTDIPPISVFGLALTSPRSFAYLALVCLGLVALGAQFLLSSRVGRAMRALRGGPLVAEAFGVPIFGLRVQVFVLSALMAALAGWLYAHSQRFVNPTPFSLQAGIEYLFMAVVGGSQHVWGGVLGAGLITQIREQLRDILPGLLGQQGNFEVIVFGALVIVVLQFARRGLWPLVELLLPQEQMRVLPERERLGSRSKPQPGTPLLSVQHAVKQFGGLRAVGDVSFELRAGEILGLIGPNGAGKSTMFNLITGVNPATSGRVSFLGQDISRRSAGHIHRLGLSRTFQHVKVLPDLTLLENTMMGGYARGRAGIIRSMLHLERREEAALQHEALRQLARVGLGDQAFAPAGGLALGQQRILEIARALVADPALLLLDEPAAGLRYGEKMELVALLRRLRDEGVTILLVEHDMELVMTLVDRLVVMNYGEKLAEGTPQQVQGNADVREAYLGVDMDEEGAA; this is encoded by the coding sequence ATGAGCGCGCCAACCAACCGGCGCTCCGCGCTGCGCCTGGGCCTGGGCGTGGCCGCCGCGCTGATCGCGCTGTCGCTGCCGCTGCTGCTGCCGCTGTTTCAGGTCACGCTGCTCACCAACATCCTGATCTTCTCCATCGTGGTGACCGGGCTGGTGCTGCTGACCGGCATCCTGGGCCTGACCAGTTTCGGGCAGGCGGCCTTCATGGGGGTCGGCGCGTACACCACCGCCATACTGACGGCGCAGATGGGCTGGAATCCGTGGCTGTCGCTGCCGGTCTCGCTGCTCGTTACCGGCGTGATCGCGTGGCTGCTGGGCCTGCTCACGCTGCGCATGCAGGGTCATTACCTGCCGCTGGCCACGATCGCGTGGGGCATCAGCCTGTTCTACGTGTTCGGCAACACCCCGGCCCTGGGCGGTTTCACCGGTCTGACCGACATTCCACCCATTTCTGTCTTCGGGCTGGCCCTGACTTCACCGCGCTCGTTCGCGTATCTGGCGCTGGTGTGCCTGGGGCTGGTGGCGCTGGGCGCGCAGTTCCTGCTGTCCAGCCGGGTCGGGCGGGCCATGCGGGCGCTGCGCGGCGGACCGCTGGTGGCCGAGGCCTTCGGGGTCCCCATCTTCGGCCTGCGGGTGCAGGTGTTCGTGCTCTCGGCCCTGATGGCGGCGCTGGCCGGCTGGCTGTACGCGCACAGCCAGCGCTTCGTCAACCCCACGCCCTTCAGCCTGCAGGCGGGCATCGAATACCTGTTCATGGCAGTGGTGGGCGGTTCGCAACACGTCTGGGGCGGGGTCCTGGGCGCGGGACTGATCACCCAGATCCGCGAGCAGCTGCGCGACATTCTGCCCGGCCTGCTCGGTCAGCAGGGCAACTTCGAGGTCATCGTATTCGGGGCGCTGGTGATCGTGGTGCTGCAGTTCGCGCGGCGCGGGCTGTGGCCGCTGGTGGAACTGCTGCTGCCGCAGGAGCAGATGCGCGTCCTGCCGGAACGCGAGCGGCTGGGTTCCCGGTCCAAGCCCCAGCCGGGGACGCCGCTGTTGAGCGTGCAGCACGCGGTCAAGCAGTTTGGCGGCCTGCGGGCGGTGGGGGACGTGTCCTTTGAGCTCAGGGCCGGGGAGATCCTGGGCCTGATCGGGCCCAACGGAGCGGGCAAGAGCACCATGTTCAACCTGATCACCGGCGTGAATCCGGCGACTTCCGGCCGGGTCAGCTTCCTGGGTCAGGACATCAGCCGCCGCAGCGCCGGACATATTCACCGACTGGGCCTGAGCCGCACCTTTCAGCATGTCAAGGTGCTGCCCGACCTCACCCTGCTGGAAAACACCATGATGGGCGGCTACGCCCGGGGACGGGCCGGAATCATCCGCAGCATGCTGCATCTGGAACGCCGGGAAGAGGCCGCCCTGCAGCACGAGGCGCTGCGCCAGCTGGCGCGGGTCGGTCTGGGTGATCAGGCCTTCGCGCCCGCCGGAGGGCTGGCCCTCGGACAGCAGCGCATCCTGGAAATCGCCCGGGCGCTGGTGGCCGATCCGGCGTTGTTGCTGCTCGACGAACCCGCCGCCGGGCTGCGCTACGGCGAGAAGATGGAACTCGTGGCGCTGCTGCGGCGGCTGCGGGACGAGGGAGTGACCATTTTGCTCGTTGAACATGACATGGAACTGGTGATGACGTTGGTGGACCGGCTGGTGGTCATGAACTACGGCGAGAAGCTGGCCGAGGGCACCCCACAGCAGGTGCAGGGCAACGCCGACGTGCGCGAGGCCTACCTGGGCGTGGATATGGACGAGGAGGGGGCCGCATGA
- a CDS encoding PucR family transcriptional regulator gives MPTLGELRVRLGLDVGSDAARSFREVEEAEGLGPDLPHTAVRGAAQALLALEALRAPGVEFLLTALREAALSATPERELVRLAARWTGGFAEIRASWGDPVASAGKARGSSHTLRLEHAGRHVGTLELAMPEEWQALAPVLAEYALLARLRSAAAGAARRRVGERMLDALLAGQPPQERGPAVLGGEPFALAVATLPPLHGPHDTPSPDPQALDLLAAVGEGYFSERRLAGHSTVLEGRAVWLWTTLDLPREARELHLALTASTALDVRLGVSGRHPGGGAGLVGQVQGAFGEARQALLATRQARGHTVFHEMDALHALLSDGALAALAAQVNSQLAALEDGGRIKATLRAYLDHRGPLSELATRLDIHVNTLRYRLRRAEEVLGGRLSDPALLARLYLAFRAEAEGS, from the coding sequence ATGCCCACACTTGGTGAGTTGAGGGTCCGGCTCGGACTGGACGTTGGCTCAGACGCCGCCCGGTCGTTCCGGGAGGTGGAAGAGGCTGAGGGGCTGGGGCCGGATCTGCCGCATACCGCGGTGCGGGGGGCAGCGCAGGCGCTGCTTGCGCTGGAGGCGCTGCGGGCGCCGGGCGTGGAATTCCTGCTGACGGCGCTGCGCGAAGCCGCCCTCTCGGCCACCCCTGAGCGCGAGCTGGTGCGGCTGGCGGCACGCTGGACCGGCGGCTTTGCCGAGATCCGCGCGAGCTGGGGCGATCCGGTGGCCTCTGCGGGCAAGGCCCGGGGAAGCTCCCACACCCTGCGGCTGGAACACGCCGGCCGGCATGTCGGCACGCTGGAGCTGGCCATGCCGGAGGAGTGGCAGGCCCTCGCTCCGGTGCTCGCCGAGTACGCGCTGCTTGCCCGGCTGAGGTCGGCGGCAGCGGGGGCGGCGCGGCGCCGGGTGGGAGAACGGATGCTCGACGCCCTGCTCGCCGGACAGCCGCCCCAGGAGCGTGGCCCCGCCGTGCTGGGAGGCGAGCCCTTCGCGCTGGCGGTGGCGACCCTGCCCCCCCTCCACGGTCCCCACGACACCCCGTCCCCCGATCCCCAGGCCCTGGATCTGCTTGCCGCCGTGGGCGAGGGCTACTTCAGCGAGCGGCGGCTGGCTGGCCATTCCACGGTGCTCGAGGGCCGGGCGGTGTGGCTGTGGACCACCCTGGACCTGCCGCGCGAGGCCCGCGAACTGCATCTGGCCCTGACGGCCTCCACCGCGCTGGACGTGCGCCTGGGCGTCAGTGGCCGCCATCCCGGCGGCGGAGCGGGCCTGGTGGGACAGGTCCAGGGCGCCTTCGGGGAGGCGCGGCAGGCCCTGCTTGCTACCCGACAGGCGCGCGGCCACACGGTCTTTCACGAGATGGACGCTCTACACGCGCTGCTCTCGGATGGGGCGCTGGCGGCGCTGGCGGCTCAGGTGAACTCGCAGCTCGCGGCGCTGGAAGACGGCGGCCGGATCAAGGCCACGCTGCGGGCCTATCTGGACCACCGGGGCCCCCTCTCGGAGCTGGCCACGCGGCTGGACATCCACGTCAACACCCTGCGCTACCGCCTGCGCCGGGCCGAGGAGGTCCTGGGCGGCCGATTGAGCGACCCGGCGCTGCTCGCCCGGCTGTATCTGGCCTTCCGGGCCGAGGCAGAGGGAAGCTGA